In Flavivirga abyssicola, the following are encoded in one genomic region:
- a CDS encoding SDR family NAD(P)-dependent oxidoreductase has translation MNKTTSDHIDQLLIDSGLFPTPKKTQRPIKSFDFSDDTILITGAAGSIGSELSKQLLTCSYKKLILVDIAESPLYNLIKDLEFENTNKIDFLLLNITEQQSIKHLFETYRPTLIFHAAAYKHVPLMEDNPYKAIKLNILGTKLLTDLSIKYHAKKFIFISTDKAVNPVSVMGMSKRIAENYLNNLSNNLNTKFSITRFGNILGSNGSVLPLFKKQIESNTPLTVTDKSVSRYFISKSKACSLILQIATFNNEESNIFTFNMEKPIRIIDLAERLVALYSKINKKIEIRITELRPGEKLHESIVSNSEILVPTINKNILLVKSKNNFEAKNIDFSELESVTLNMSNSEVKSILKKYL, from the coding sequence ATGAATAAGACTACCTCAGATCATATAGATCAGTTATTAATTGATTCTGGATTGTTTCCTACCCCTAAAAAAACTCAAAGACCTATAAAAAGTTTTGATTTTTCTGATGATACTATTTTAATCACGGGGGCTGCTGGCTCTATAGGTAGTGAGCTTTCCAAACAATTGTTAACATGCAGTTATAAAAAACTAATCCTTGTAGATATTGCTGAATCGCCTCTTTATAATCTTATAAAAGATTTAGAGTTTGAAAACACTAATAAGATTGATTTTCTTCTTTTGAATATTACAGAACAACAATCAATAAAACATCTTTTTGAAACCTACAGACCTACACTTATTTTTCATGCTGCTGCATACAAGCATGTTCCTTTAATGGAAGATAATCCATATAAAGCAATTAAGCTTAATATTTTAGGAACAAAATTACTGACAGACTTGTCCATAAAGTATCACGCTAAAAAATTTATTTTTATTTCTACAGACAAAGCCGTAAACCCAGTAAGTGTTATGGGAATGTCTAAGCGTATAGCAGAAAATTACCTGAACAATTTATCTAATAATCTAAACACAAAATTTAGCATAACTCGATTTGGTAACATATTAGGTTCTAATGGATCTGTTTTACCGCTCTTTAAGAAGCAAATAGAATCAAATACACCACTTACGGTCACAGATAAAAGTGTTTCCCGCTACTTTATAAGTAAAAGTAAAGCTTGTTCTTTAATATTACAGATTGCTACTTTTAATAATGAAGAGAGCAATATATTTACTTTTAACATGGAAAAGCCAATTAGAATAATTGATTTGGCAGAAAGATTAGTCGCACTTTACAGTAAAATTAATAAAAAAATTGAAATAAGAATTACAGAATTACGCCCTGGAGAGAAGCTCCATGAGAGCATTGTTTCTAATAGCGAAATATTAGTGCCAACCATTAATAAAAACATTCTACTGGTTAAGTCAAAAAATAATTTTGAAGCTAAAAATATTGATTTTTCTGAATTAGAAAGTGTGACACTTAATATGTCAAATTCAGAAGTTAAATCTATTTTAAAAAAATATCTCTAA
- a CDS encoding proline dehydrogenase family protein yields MSTDKIFDNTEIAFSLKNDSELERAYFLFKMISIEPLVRIGTAATNFAIKANLPIEGLIRSTVFDHFCGGVNEEDCLSVINRMFLKGVSSVLDYSVEGKESEKEFDSAMHTILKIIDFAKDIDAIPIAVFKPTGFGRLSLYEKVGSGEVLTQKEQQEWDSVVNRFDIVCKKAKDNDVAVLIDAEESWMQDAADGLVTEMMQKYNTEKPIIYNTLQMYRHDRLAFLKKEHQKAKEGNYFLGYKLVRGAYMEKENDRAKEKGYKSPICINKTATDENFDSALLYMIENLDCMSLFAGTHNENSSYLLMQLMASKKLKNNDNRIWFGQLYGMSDHISFNLADKGYNVAKYIPFGPVKDVMPYLIRRAEENTSVAGQTGRELSLLTKEKKRRKAL; encoded by the coding sequence ATGAGTACAGATAAAATATTTGATAACACAGAAATTGCATTCTCATTAAAGAATGACTCTGAATTGGAACGCGCTTACTTTTTATTTAAAATGATATCTATTGAGCCTCTAGTTAGAATCGGAACTGCTGCAACTAACTTTGCTATTAAAGCCAATTTACCGATTGAAGGTTTAATTCGTTCTACCGTATTTGATCATTTTTGTGGAGGTGTTAACGAAGAAGATTGCTTGTCTGTAATCAATAGGATGTTTTTAAAAGGGGTAAGCTCTGTTTTAGATTATTCTGTTGAAGGAAAAGAAAGTGAAAAGGAATTTGATTCTGCCATGCATACCATACTCAAAATTATTGATTTTGCTAAGGATATTGATGCTATTCCTATCGCTGTATTTAAACCAACGGGGTTTGGTCGATTAAGTTTATATGAAAAAGTTGGTAGTGGAGAAGTTTTAACTCAAAAAGAGCAACAGGAATGGGATAGTGTTGTAAATAGATTTGATATTGTTTGTAAAAAAGCAAAGGATAATGATGTTGCAGTTTTAATTGATGCTGAAGAAAGTTGGATGCAAGATGCTGCAGATGGATTAGTGACGGAAATGATGCAAAAGTATAATACAGAAAAACCTATTATATATAACACATTGCAGATGTATAGGCATGATAGATTGGCATTTTTAAAGAAAGAACATCAAAAAGCAAAAGAAGGCAATTACTTTCTTGGTTATAAATTGGTTCGTGGTGCTTATATGGAAAAAGAAAACGATAGAGCCAAAGAAAAAGGGTATAAGTCTCCTATTTGCATAAATAAAACTGCTACTGATGAGAATTTCGATAGTGCATTACTGTACATGATTGAAAACTTAGATTGCATGTCTTTATTTGCTGGAACTCATAATGAGAATAGTTCATATTTATTAATGCAATTAATGGCAAGTAAAAAATTAAAAAATAACGATAACCGTATCTGGTTTGGTCAGCTTTACGGTATGAGTGATCACATTAGTTTTAATCTAGCTGATAAAGGTTACAACGTTGCTAAATACATTCCTTTTGGCCCAGTAAAGGATGTTATGCCTTATTTAATTAGAAGGGCTGAGGAGAATACCTCTGTAGCTGGGCAAACCGGCAGAGAATTATCTCTTTTAACTAAAGAAAAGAAGCGTCGGAAAGCATTATAA
- the aroB gene encoding 3-dehydroquinate synthase, translated as MDSITTNECTIHFNNACYKPINKHIKDKNFSKIFILVDENTHEFCLPYFLERLETDIVIEIIEIESGEINKTIDTCVGVWNTLSDLDADRKSLVINIGGGVITDLGGFVACTFKRGIAYINIPTTLLSMVDASVGGKTGVDLGHLKNQIGVISNPDLVLIDTKYLNTLPQNQMRSGLAEMLKHGLISDEIYWNKFKNLSKLTLDDLDILIYESVLIKKNVVENDPFEDNLRKTLNFGHTLGHAIESFFLSNPNKTALLHGEAIVIGMILACYISTELAGFPKQTTIDIKNLFIDYYGKVKINENEYPEIIELLKYDKKNNHGNINFVLLESIGNPKIDCLVDDKIIVDAFRFYDN; from the coding sequence ATGGATTCAATTACCACAAACGAGTGCACAATTCATTTCAACAATGCTTGTTATAAACCTATAAACAAACACATTAAGGACAAGAACTTTTCTAAAATCTTTATTTTAGTTGATGAGAATACACATGAATTTTGCTTGCCATATTTTTTAGAAAGATTAGAAACAGATATCGTTATTGAGATTATAGAAATTGAATCTGGAGAAATTAATAAAACGATAGATACTTGTGTAGGTGTTTGGAATACACTTTCTGATTTAGATGCTGATAGAAAAAGCTTAGTTATTAATATTGGAGGTGGTGTTATTACAGATTTAGGTGGTTTTGTAGCCTGCACTTTTAAAAGGGGTATTGCATATATTAACATCCCTACTACTCTACTCTCAATGGTAGACGCATCAGTTGGAGGAAAAACAGGGGTTGATTTAGGACATTTAAAAAATCAGATAGGAGTTATAAGCAATCCAGATTTAGTGCTGATAGATACCAAATACTTAAACACGTTACCACAAAATCAAATGCGTTCCGGATTAGCCGAAATGCTTAAGCATGGTTTAATTAGTGACGAAATCTATTGGAATAAATTTAAAAACTTATCAAAATTAACTTTAGATGATTTAGATATTTTAATTTACGAATCTGTATTGATTAAAAAGAATGTTGTTGAAAATGACCCGTTTGAAGATAATCTACGTAAAACCTTAAATTTTGGTCATACACTTGGCCATGCTATAGAATCTTTCTTTTTAAGCAACCCAAATAAAACTGCATTATTACATGGAGAGGCTATTGTTATAGGTATGATTTTAGCATGCTATATTTCTACTGAACTAGCAGGTTTTCCAAAGCAAACAACAATAGATATTAAAAATTTATTTATTGACTATTATGGTAAAGTTAAAATTAACGAGAACGAATATCCAGAGATAATTGAATTACTAAAATATGATAAAAAGAATAATCATGGCAATATCAATTTTGTACTTTTAGAATCTATTGGTAATCCAAAGATCGATTGTTTGGTTGATGACAAAATAATAGTTGATGCTTTTCGTTTTTACGACAACTAA
- a CDS encoding tyrosine-protein phosphatase, with amino-acid sequence MLHFFSKKLFLKDLLEGFVDIHNHILPGIDDGAKNVEESLCLIRKMTALGIKQFIPTPHIMQDFYPNTEETIGNAYHVLLEALDTEITLNPAAEYMLDSHFESLLETGHLFTLKGKYLLIEMSYFQAPINLEDLIFKIKTQGYTPVLAHPERYSFYHNNLEHYERLKQLGCFFQLNLLSLSNHYGKSVEKTADYLIEEQLIDFVGTDIHNENHIDKLSNLVLNKRRDKQLKEIIKNTNQTFSVI; translated from the coding sequence ATGCTTCATTTTTTTTCTAAGAAACTATTTTTAAAAGACTTACTGGAAGGTTTTGTGGATATCCATAATCATATTCTTCCAGGTATTGATGACGGTGCAAAAAATGTAGAAGAGTCTTTATGTTTAATAAGAAAAATGACAGCATTGGGAATAAAACAGTTTATACCTACGCCTCATATCATGCAGGATTTTTATCCTAACACAGAAGAAACCATTGGTAATGCATACCATGTTTTATTAGAGGCTTTAGATACAGAGATTACATTAAATCCGGCTGCAGAATATATGCTTGATAGTCATTTTGAAAGTTTATTAGAAACAGGACATTTATTTACTTTAAAAGGAAAGTATCTACTTATTGAAATGTCATATTTCCAAGCTCCGATTAATTTAGAAGATCTTATTTTTAAAATAAAAACACAAGGTTATACTCCTGTTTTAGCTCATCCTGAGCGTTATTCGTTTTATCATAATAATCTGGAACACTATGAAAGGTTAAAACAATTGGGTTGCTTTTTCCAACTTAATTTACTTTCACTAAGTAATCATTATGGTAAAAGTGTTGAAAAAACTGCTGATTATTTAATCGAAGAACAACTAATAGATTTTGTTGGTACAGATATTCATAATGAAAATCATATAGATAAATTATCAAATTTGGTATTAAACAAAAGAAGAGATAAACAACTAAAAGAAATAATCAAAAATACAAACCAAACGTTTTCAGTTATTTAA
- a CDS encoding GumC family protein → MALIDNRNLPDNNSEDFKFNLKKMISVYLKQWKWFVLSCILCLSLSYLNLRYTTPQYIAAAKIMLLDDKDASAGALKDLSLFSEKEDAMVEDEIQVIQSRSFLRNIVKRLHLNINYFVKGRVNESELYKSSPIVINFIEADSIINNTSFNFYTEILSSTDFNFRIGEEDVPKKYTFGETIPTFFGGIIITPKDKNLEGYVGNNIRVRITPLESLAESLKNRISIYPTGKSSKVIEVSITDPVIQKAKDIVNTLIDEYNISTIEKKNEISRNTANFINERVELIASDLVNVDDSIVKFKTGNKVTDVASEAGQFLSSSALNEQQLDASRMQLNQLSYMKDALGDSSGKYDAIPSNLGLGDAAITELSSRYNQLLERRRTLLKSAGEQNPIVKELDQTLGGIRQNLQQSINNSSKSLRIQIGSLENQSKRINSKIFSVPGQERRLRSIERKQGIKESLYLYLLEKREEATISLTATSPSAKIIDEAYNSYGGPVSPNKQMAYITALFFGFVIPFFVIYVRNLLDTKIHNKEDLEREVKNITVLGEIPRVKGSESTLVERNDRSILSESFRIVRTNFDYVKRGRNTKNYDNVIFVTSTINGEGKSFFSLNMALTLANAEKRVLLLGADIRNPQIYSAINSKKEKTSSKIGLTEFLVDKSIIVGEAINTYDINGINIDILLSGKVPPNPAELLMNDRVKDLFDTVSDQYDYVIVDTAPSMLVTDTLLISKYAGHTIYLTRADYTEKRILNFAKELHAENKLNGMMLVVNDVKQSNFGYGAKYGYYGAPKKKSFFKRKA, encoded by the coding sequence ATGGCCTTAATTGATAACAGAAACTTACCTGATAATAATTCTGAAGATTTTAAATTTAATCTAAAGAAAATGATTTCTGTTTATCTCAAGCAGTGGAAATGGTTTGTATTAAGTTGTATTCTATGCTTAAGTTTATCTTACTTAAATCTAAGGTATACAACTCCTCAATATATAGCAGCCGCTAAAATAATGCTCTTAGATGATAAAGATGCATCTGCAGGGGCTTTAAAAGATTTATCTCTTTTTTCTGAAAAGGAGGATGCCATGGTTGAGGATGAAATACAAGTGATCCAATCTAGAAGTTTTTTAAGAAATATTGTTAAAAGGTTACATTTAAATATCAACTATTTTGTTAAAGGAAGAGTTAACGAGTCTGAACTTTATAAAAGTTCTCCAATAGTTATTAATTTCATTGAAGCTGATTCAATTATCAATAATACAAGTTTCAATTTTTATACCGAAATTCTTTCTTCAACAGATTTTAATTTTAGAATTGGTGAGGAAGATGTGCCAAAAAAATATACTTTTGGAGAAACCATTCCTACATTTTTTGGAGGCATTATAATCACTCCAAAAGATAAAAATTTAGAGGGTTATGTCGGAAACAACATTAGGGTTAGAATAACACCTTTGGAGTCGCTAGCTGAATCCCTTAAAAATAGAATTTCTATATACCCTACAGGAAAATCATCAAAAGTCATTGAAGTTAGTATTACTGACCCTGTCATACAAAAAGCTAAAGACATAGTCAACACGCTTATTGATGAGTATAATATTTCTACCATTGAAAAGAAAAATGAAATATCAAGAAACACCGCGAATTTTATCAATGAGCGTGTTGAATTGATAGCTTCAGATTTAGTAAATGTTGATGATAGCATTGTAAAATTTAAAACAGGAAATAAGGTGACCGATGTCGCTTCTGAAGCTGGTCAATTTTTAAGTTCAAGTGCATTAAACGAACAACAATTAGATGCTAGCAGGATGCAGCTGAATCAATTAAGCTATATGAAAGATGCGTTGGGAGATTCATCAGGGAAATATGATGCCATTCCATCTAATTTAGGCTTGGGAGATGCAGCAATTACTGAGCTTTCATCTAGATATAATCAACTCCTTGAAAGAAGAAGGACACTTTTAAAAAGTGCTGGAGAGCAAAATCCTATAGTTAAAGAATTAGACCAAACATTAGGGGGAATAAGACAAAACCTTCAGCAAAGTATTAATAATTCAAGTAAATCACTTAGAATTCAAATTGGGAGCCTTGAAAATCAATCAAAAAGGATTAATTCTAAAATATTTTCAGTGCCTGGTCAAGAACGTCGATTACGATCTATTGAGAGAAAGCAAGGGATAAAAGAATCACTATATCTATACCTATTAGAGAAAAGAGAAGAAGCTACCATATCTTTAACAGCGACTTCTCCTAGTGCAAAAATAATTGATGAAGCTTATAATAGTTACGGAGGGCCTGTATCACCCAACAAACAAATGGCCTATATAACTGCCTTGTTTTTTGGGTTTGTTATTCCTTTTTTCGTTATTTATGTAAGGAATTTATTAGATACAAAAATTCACAATAAGGAAGATTTAGAAAGGGAGGTTAAAAACATAACCGTTTTAGGTGAAATTCCAAGAGTAAAGGGGAGTGAGAGTACTTTAGTAGAACGTAACGATCGATCTATTTTATCTGAATCTTTTAGAATAGTAAGAACAAATTTTGATTATGTAAAAAGAGGCAGAAATACTAAAAATTATGACAATGTCATTTTTGTAACATCAACTATCAATGGAGAAGGGAAATCCTTTTTTAGTTTGAATATGGCCCTTACACTAGCTAATGCAGAGAAAAGAGTTTTACTGTTAGGAGCGGATATTAGAAACCCTCAAATTTATTCTGCTATAAATAGTAAAAAAGAAAAAACCTCTTCAAAAATAGGACTTACAGAATTTTTAGTTGATAAATCAATTATAGTCGGAGAAGCTATTAATACTTATGATATTAATGGCATAAATATAGATATTTTACTTTCAGGAAAAGTACCGCCTAATCCAGCAGAACTCTTAATGAATGACAGAGTAAAAGATTTATTTGACACTGTTTCAGACCAATATGATTATGTCATTGTTGACACGGCACCATCTATGCTTGTTACAGATACATTATTGATAAGTAAATATGCTGGACATACCATTTATTTAACAAGAGCAGATTATACGGAAAAGCGCATTTTGAATTTCGCTAAAGAATTACATGCAGAAAATAAACTCAACGGTATGATGCTTGTTGTTAATGATGTAAAACAATCTAATTTTGGATATGGAGCCAAATATGGTTATTACGGAGCTCCGAAAAAGAAAAGTTTTTTTAAAAGAAAAGCTTAA
- a CDS encoding polysaccharide biosynthesis/export family protein: MDRPLIRSKMIIATMIIGMLLTSCASKQDIVYFQNAKSFETIVDTDTFTAKLKVGDVVSVYVSTLDQTVTKPYNLVKSSGGEGGELIDYLIDIEGNIDYPVLGKIKLLGLTVEEAKALFKKKFAEGDLLKDPVIIFRVLNFRVTVAGEVNSPGVYPVSGERISILEALGMAGDLTIKGRRDNILVVRDFNGTKTYTRIDLTNKEVFNSPVYYLTQNDYVYVEPNNSAISGASGDARIGTLITITSFLITTTLLLITRN, encoded by the coding sequence ATGGATAGACCACTTATACGAAGTAAGATGATAATTGCTACCATGATAATTGGTATGCTTTTAACTTCGTGTGCATCAAAACAGGATATAGTTTACTTTCAGAATGCCAAGAGTTTTGAAACTATTGTAGATACTGACACCTTTACAGCCAAATTAAAAGTTGGAGATGTAGTGAGTGTTTATGTATCTACTCTAGATCAAACTGTTACAAAGCCATATAATTTAGTTAAATCTTCAGGAGGAGAAGGAGGAGAATTGATAGATTATTTAATTGATATAGAAGGAAATATTGATTATCCGGTTTTAGGTAAAATAAAATTGTTAGGCCTTACTGTTGAAGAAGCAAAAGCACTTTTCAAGAAAAAATTTGCTGAAGGCGATCTACTAAAAGATCCTGTAATTATTTTTCGGGTTCTTAATTTTAGAGTTACTGTAGCCGGAGAGGTTAATAGCCCTGGTGTTTATCCGGTTTCTGGAGAAAGAATATCTATTCTTGAGGCTCTTGGCATGGCGGGAGACTTAACCATAAAAGGTAGGAGAGATAATATATTAGTTGTCAGAGACTTTAATGGCACAAAAACGTATACTAGAATAGACTTAACAAACAAAGAAGTTTTTAATTCTCCCGTTTATTATTTAACACAAAATGATTATGTTTATGTTGAGCCCAACAATTCTGCAATAAGTGGAGCCTCTGGTGATGCAAGAATTGGTACATTAATTACAATTACATCATTTCTTATAACCACTACACTTTTATTAATTACTCGAAATTAG
- a CDS encoding polysaccharide biosynthesis protein encodes MINNYFSYFSQKYASKWLVLAIDLAIVLSTFFMAYLIRFNFTLNFDLKQFFIQLPFLTIVATFSFLLIGSFKSVIRHTGFTDVVNLFKSVSVMSLICIAVVSVNRMLEILPEFTIPLSIVVMHALLGFVVLSASRLLFKMSYKYLKCKLMSSKRVLIYGTGDSGIVTYNALISNVTTKFQVVGFIDDNSKKKGKSINGISIFSKEKINNKYIESNQIDELIIASKNIEKENLINLVNLDIKITKIPPIESWINGELNVKQIKQVQIEDLLGRPPIEINNPNLINEFTGETVIVTGAAGSIGSELVKQLSNFNVKKLILVDQAESALYDVQQDLKQNGKHNFTAIVADIRDGLRIDTIFQNHKPTMVFHAAAYKHVPLMEESPYEAIKINVNGTKLLADTASRYNVKKFVFVSTDKAVNPTSVMGATKRMAEMYISCLQKESKTKFITTRFGNVLGSNGSVIPLFKKQIESGKSLTLTHKDITRYFMTIPEASQLVLEAGTMGKGGEIFIFDMGESVKIYDLAKNMIKLSGLRFPEDIDIKITGLRPGEKLYEELLANGENTLSTYHKKIMISKTRELDYDKVKAQIEELCITNRFQNNNIVMKMKRLIPEYKSNNSDYERFDKRVQIYKKVKGLSENRADKNYGNL; translated from the coding sequence ATGATAAATAATTACTTTTCCTATTTCTCTCAGAAATATGCTTCGAAATGGCTCGTTTTAGCTATTGATTTGGCAATTGTATTGTCAACATTTTTTATGGCATATTTAATTAGGTTTAATTTTACATTAAATTTCGATTTAAAACAGTTTTTTATTCAATTACCGTTCCTAACCATAGTAGCTACTTTTAGCTTTTTGTTAATAGGGTCTTTTAAAAGTGTTATCAGGCATACAGGATTTACAGATGTCGTAAATTTATTTAAATCTGTTAGTGTGATGTCATTAATATGTATAGCTGTAGTGTCTGTTAACAGAATGCTTGAAATACTTCCTGAATTTACAATACCACTATCTATTGTAGTAATGCATGCTTTGCTAGGTTTTGTTGTGCTAAGTGCAAGCAGATTACTTTTTAAAATGTCTTACAAATATTTAAAATGTAAACTGATGTCTTCAAAAAGGGTATTGATTTATGGGACAGGAGACTCAGGAATTGTTACCTATAACGCTTTGATAAGTAATGTAACTACAAAGTTTCAAGTAGTTGGATTCATTGATGATAATTCAAAAAAGAAAGGTAAATCTATAAATGGTATTTCTATTTTTTCAAAAGAAAAAATTAATAATAAATATATAGAATCTAATCAAATAGATGAATTAATTATTGCTTCTAAAAATATAGAAAAAGAAAACTTGATTAATCTAGTGAATCTTGATATAAAAATCACTAAAATACCGCCTATTGAAAGTTGGATTAATGGCGAATTAAATGTTAAACAAATTAAACAAGTACAAATAGAAGACTTACTGGGAAGACCGCCAATTGAGATAAACAACCCTAATTTAATAAATGAATTTACAGGAGAAACGGTTATTGTTACTGGTGCGGCAGGGTCTATAGGGAGTGAATTGGTTAAACAACTTTCTAATTTTAATGTTAAGAAATTAATTTTGGTTGATCAGGCTGAATCTGCACTTTATGATGTACAGCAGGATTTAAAGCAAAATGGAAAACATAATTTCACTGCTATTGTAGCTGATATTCGAGATGGTCTAAGAATAGATACCATTTTTCAAAATCACAAGCCTACAATGGTATTTCATGCCGCAGCATATAAACATGTTCCTTTAATGGAAGAATCACCATATGAAGCTATTAAGATTAATGTTAATGGTACTAAATTATTAGCGGATACGGCGTCTAGATATAATGTGAAAAAATTTGTTTTCGTTTCCACGGACAAAGCTGTTAATCCAACAAGTGTTATGGGAGCAACAAAAAGAATGGCAGAAATGTATATTAGCTGTCTTCAAAAAGAAAGTAAAACAAAATTTATCACAACGCGTTTTGGTAATGTATTAGGCTCTAACGGATCTGTTATTCCATTATTTAAAAAACAAATAGAAAGTGGTAAATCTCTTACTTTAACTCACAAAGATATCACCAGATATTTTATGACTATCCCTGAAGCCTCTCAATTAGTATTGGAAGCTGGAACAATGGGTAAAGGCGGAGAGATTTTCATATTCGATATGGGTGAGTCTGTTAAAATTTATGATCTAGCAAAGAATATGATAAAACTTTCTGGTTTAAGGTTCCCAGAAGATATTGATATTAAAATTACTGGATTAAGGCCAGGAGAAAAACTATATGAAGAGCTATTAGCTAATGGCGAAAACACATTATCTACGTACCATAAAAAGATAATGATCAGTAAGACCAGGGAATTAGATTACGATAAAGTTAAAGCACAAATAGAAGAGTTGTGCATAACTAATCGTTTTCAAAATAACAATATTGTTATGAAAATGAAACGATTAATTCCAGAATATAAATCCAACAATTCTGATTACGAACGTTTTGACAAAAGAGTTCAGATTTATAAAAAAGTTAAAGGATTATCAGAAAACAGAGCTGATAAAAATTACGGAAACCTTTAA
- a CDS encoding DegT/DnrJ/EryC1/StrS family aminotransferase, with amino-acid sequence MLTKTKIYLSSPHMGGTEQKFVAEAFETNWIAPLGPHVDGFENDIRTYLGEDKHVAALSSGTAAIHLALQLLHVSKGDEVLCQSFTFSASANPILYQGATPIFIDSESDTWNMSPELLEIAIKDRIEKYKKPKAIIAVHLYGMPYKANEINAIAEKYEIPVIEDSAEALGSTYFDQNCATLSDIGILSFNGNKIITTSGGGALITNTQSLKEKAVFLSTQARDNAPHYEHSSIGYNYRMSNVLAGIGRGQMEVINDRVKARRKNFDFYKANLSQYNTIEFLEEPQGFFSNRWITCIKTDSFETREQIRLTLLKDDIESRPLWKPMHMQPVFKDCLHFTNGISEDLFDKGLCLPSGSNLSQDDLDRVLNNILKTPNL; translated from the coding sequence ATGTTGACCAAAACTAAAATATATTTATCATCACCTCACATGGGAGGGACAGAGCAAAAGTTTGTAGCAGAAGCTTTCGAAACTAATTGGATTGCTCCATTAGGTCCTCATGTTGACGGTTTTGAAAATGATATAAGAACTTATTTAGGTGAAGACAAGCATGTTGCTGCTTTAAGTTCTGGTACAGCTGCTATTCATTTAGCACTTCAATTGCTTCATGTATCTAAAGGAGATGAAGTATTATGTCAAAGTTTTACTTTTTCTGCTTCAGCAAATCCTATATTGTATCAAGGAGCTACACCTATTTTTATAGATAGTGAATCTGATACTTGGAATATGTCTCCAGAATTATTGGAAATAGCTATTAAAGATAGAATAGAAAAATATAAAAAACCAAAAGCAATTATAGCAGTGCATTTATATGGGATGCCTTATAAAGCAAATGAAATTAATGCTATTGCTGAAAAATATGAAATTCCAGTAATAGAAGATAGTGCTGAAGCATTAGGTAGTACTTATTTTGATCAAAATTGTGCTACACTTTCCGATATTGGAATATTGTCATTTAATGGTAACAAAATAATAACCACCTCAGGAGGAGGCGCTTTGATTACTAATACACAAAGCCTAAAAGAAAAAGCAGTTTTTCTATCGACCCAAGCAAGAGATAATGCGCCTCATTATGAGCATTCATCTATAGGTTATAATTATAGAATGAGCAACGTTTTGGCAGGTATTGGTAGAGGACAAATGGAAGTGATTAATGATAGAGTTAAAGCTAGAAGGAAAAATTTCGATTTTTATAAAGCGAATTTATCACAATATAATACTATCGAATTTTTAGAAGAACCTCAAGGGTTCTTTTCAAATAGATGGATTACTTGTATTAAAACTGACTCTTTTGAGACTCGTGAACAAATAAGACTCACATTGTTGAAAGATGATATCGAGTCCAGACCACTATGGAAACCAATGCATATGCAACCAGTATTTAAAGACTGTCTCCATTTTACAAATGGAATTTCGGAAGATCTTTTTGATAAAGGCCTTTGTTTACCAAGTGGATCTAATTTAAGTCAAGACGATTTAGATAGAGTGCTTAATAATATTTTAAAAACCCCCAACTTATGA